The sequence below is a genomic window from Bdellovibrio bacteriovorus.
CGGTAGTATCGCAGCTCTTCTTCTTCCTAACATCACAGGACAGCTTGATAAGTCCAAAGTGAAAGAAGCTAAAATTCAGCTGACTCAAGTTGTGAACGCTCTTTCTATGTACTACACAGATTGTGGTCACTACCCTCAATCTTTGGAAGGTTTGGCGAAGGCCGATCCAGATTGTTCAAACTGGGGTCCTGAGCCTTACTACAAAAAAGATCTTAAAGATCCATTTGGAAATGAACTGGTTTATGAGCGCGAAGGTTCTGAATACACCTTGAAATCTTTGGGTAAAGACCGCCGTGAAGGTGGTTCTGGTAACGACAAAGACATCACTTTAGAGGATGTTCAGTAATTTCATGCGTTCGCAAAAGGGCTTCACGCTAATTGAAATCATGATCGTGCTAGCAATTCTTGGCGCGGTCGTAGCGTTGGTAGCCCCCCGTTTCGTTAAAAGAGATGGAAACATCAAAGCCGTGGCTCGGAGCTTCATTGTTCTGAGCAAGGAAATCCGCAACAAAGCCCGCCTTACAAATTCCACGTATCGCTTAGTTATCAATATGGACACGCAAGATGAAGCTTATTGGGTCGAAAGAGCCAATGGTCCTCAACCTGTTGATCCTAAGATGTACGAAGAGGCTTTAAAGAAAGACTCCGAAAAGAAAGAGGACGCCCCACCGCCCCTTTTTCAGATGGATAAATCCCTCACAAAATCAGAAAAAAAACTTCCCAGCGGCCTGCGTTTTGGCTCTGTGGAAACTATCAATATGAAGTCTCCGATTACTTCGGGGCTCGCGTATATTCACTTCTTCCCTGAAGGCTTTGTGGAAGCCGCCGCCGTGCAAATCACGAACGGAAATAATTTAACTTGGACTCTTGTTTTTAATCCTTTAACGGGTCAAGCTGATATTATAGAAAAAGCTTCTTCGTTAAAGGATGTCCAACGGTGAGAAATAAACGAGGTTTTACGCTTATTGAAACGGTGATGGCGTTAGTCATCCTGTCTTCAGGTTTGCTTTTGCTAGCAAATTCTTGGAGCGGCAGTTTCATGCGTGTTCGTAAAACCCAGCTTTCCACGGAAGTTTCAGCCCTCCTTGAACGCAAAATGGTTGAAGTGGAGATGGAATATCAAGGTAAGCCCTTAGACTCCATCCCGGAAGAAAAAGAAGACGACTTCGGTTCCGAATATCCGCAGTACTCTTGGCGCATGACTTCAAAAGAATTTGAAGTACCGGATTTTTCCGCAACTCTGACGGCGCAATCTGGCGGCGCAGACGAGCTGACATTGACGATCATGAAAACTTTGGCCGAGCACTTAGGAAAATCCATCAAAGAAGTCAAAGTCACCGTGATCTACAAAGGCGCGAAGAAGCCTTTAGAATTTTCTGCCACTCAATATTTCGTCGATTACGATAAACAATTGCCACTTCCTTCCATCCCGGGTGCCGGAGGCTAGTCATGAGAAACAATAAAGGTTTCACCATGATTGAGCTGATGATCACGGTTGCAATTCTTGCAACCCTCACCGTCTTAACGGCGCAGTCGATCACTCAGGCCATCAAAGCCAAAGGTAAGCTGCAAGATCAAATCGACGATGTGTCCCGCATGCGCGATGCTATGCGCTTGGTGGAAAGAGATATCAATTTAGCTTATCACTATCGCGATCTTGAAAAAGAGATGGAGCAGATCTTAAAGAAGAAAAACTCCACGAATGCTAATGGCGGTGGCAACGGTGGGATGGACCCGTCTGTGATTCCCGATCCTAACCAAGATCCCAACAACCGCCGTGAAGTCCCTCGCCGCGATCCCGCAACTCACTTTGTCGGCAACGGCGAAAGTTTAAATCTAGTGACGATGAACAATGCGCGCACCACTCGCAATACCGCCCAAGCCGATTTTCTTGAAGTCGGTTATTCCGTGAAAGACTGCAAAAACTTGCGCAATGATTCCACGTCATCAAAATGTTTGTGGAGACGAAGCACGCCCTATGTGGATCTTGATGTCACTAAAGGCGGCGACGAAGTCGTTCTTCTAGAAAACGTCTCTGAATTCAAACTTCGCTACATGGGTAAAGGCAAGCAAGACTGGGTCAGCGATTGGCGCACCGATGCCCAAGGTGACGGCGCAACCAAAGGAAAGTTCCCGCAGGCCGTGGAAGTTTCTTTAACGGTTGAGAAAAAAGAAAAAGGCAAATCTAAAAAATACTCTATGCAAGCGATAGTCCCGATCCACTTCCCTAACAATCCTGAGGAGGCAGCAAATGCGCAAGGAAATCAAGGTTCTTGGCCGCAATCTGGCGGCGCCACTCAGTAATCAAAGGGGCGTGGCCATGATGGTGGCCGTCGCTTGTATTATGCTGATCATGTATTTCGCGATGGAAGTCTCTTATGACTCCAACGTGGAATATTTAGTGAACTCGCAAAGCTTGAATCGAGTAAAAGCCTATTACGCGGCAAAATCCGGAATGCAGTTAAGCCTTCTGCGCATCAAAATCTATCAGCAAGCACAAAGCAAATTCGGCGCGCAATTAGGCAATAGCCCCATGCTAGATCAAATCTGGAAATTTCCTTTCGCCTGGCCGATGCCCATCCCTGATGAGTTGAACGCCGTCGACAAAGATAATTTCAAAAAAATCTTTAAAGAATCTGCGATGGATTCCAGCTACATCGTCACGATTGAAGACGAAGGTTCAAAAATCGACTTGAATGATTTGAACTCTCCTTCAAAGACCTTGCAGGACATGACTAAGAAGCAGCTCTTAAACATCTTTGAACAAAAGAAACAAGAAGACGAAGAGTTCGCCCGCGAATACAGCAACGTCCGCTTTGAAGAGTTGATCAACAACATCGCCGACTGGATGAGCCCAAAATCTCAATCCCTGAACGGCGGCGACAAAAGAGCCAACTACGCCGAACTCAATCAACTGTCCCAAACCGATTACTACCCACCGAACCGCGCCTTCCGCACGATTGCTGAACTGCACATGGTTCCAGGAATGAATGATACTTTTTTTGATCTTCTTCAACCCAGAATCACCATCTACGGAATGAAGGGCATCAATCCAAATTTAGCAACCAAAGAAGTTTTAAAATCTTTAGACCCCGCAATGACCGACGAAGTCGTAGCCGAAATTATCAAACGCCGCGAAACCGAAGAAGAAGGCGGCCCCTTTAAGTGCGACCAAAACGGCGGCAGCCAAGACTTCTGGAGCTTCGTACAACAAAAAGGCATCCGCATCATGGGTAACCCCGAAGACATCCCCATGACCTGCGACACCGTCATGAACTTCAAAATCAGAAGCACAGGCGAATTCGCCGGCGCCACAAGAGAAATCACAGCAATAGTGATGGACTTGAACCGCGCCGCTACGAAAATCAAATCCTTCGTAGACAAAGAAAAACAGGATCCCAATGCCCCGCCCGAGGACCCTAACAAACCAAAAACTCCGACGGGCGGCAATAACAACGCCAACACCAATCAAGTCCAAAAAGGCCCTCCAAGAATAGTCTTCTGGCAAGAACGCTAATCACCTAGACCAACGTCCATTTTCCCTCTGAAAAATTCGCTCCCACGGCGCCGCCAAGGCGCCCAAAAAACACCGAGGACGCGACTCTTAGTTTATCGATTAGGCTTGGTGTATAGCATTTTAAATTAGCGGCCTTCGGTGGCGCCACGATGGCGCGAACCGAAGCGAAGCTTCGGCACCGACCGAGCCCGGAAGGCGTGCCGCTAACTTAAAATGCTATACACCAAGCCGAACCTCGCATAAACTAAAGTCAAGGATTCATGGAGGAATTCACGGTGAAGTCAGTAGGCATAGACATAGGCTCTAGCAGTATCAAAATTGTCGAGATGACCAGCTCGTCCAAAGGCTTTCAGGTCACTCAATTCATTGAACATGCCTTGAATATCGCTCCAGGCGCAGACCAAGAGCTTGAGGTCATCGAGTTTTTAAGAAACTTCACGGCGACTTACGATCCGAATCAAACGAAGTTTGTTTTAGCGCTTCGTCAAGATCGTGTGGCGATTCGCAATAAGTTCTTCCCGTTCAATGATCGAATTAAAATTTCCAAAAGCTTGGCTTTTGAGTTGGAAGAAGATCTTCCTTTCTCTTCTGAAAACGCCGTGTTTGATGCGAAGATCGTTCGCACGGTCGGTGGCGGCGCTGAAGTTCTGGCCTGTGCGGCTCCGAAAGTTCACGTGCAAAATTGCATTCAACGTGGCCAAGATGCCGGCATTGATCCCGCGATTGTTTCGGCAGAAGGCACAGCACTTGCGAACGTTTTTGAAAAATGGAATGAAGCTCCTCCAGCTCTTCTTCCTCCGACAATCGCTTTGAATGACGAAGACAACCGTCCCGTTCGTCATGTGCAATTGATTTTAAATATCGGTCACTCGCGCACTTTGGTCAGTGCGTTTGAAGGAAACTCTCTGATCGCGGTGCGCTCGGTTCTTTGGGGTGGTAAAAATATTGCGGAAGCGATTTCAAAAAAATACGAAATCCCTTTCTTAGAATCCATCAAAGAATTGCAGACAAAAGCTTTCATCTTAACAAACAAACAAGGTGCGACTTTTGATCAAGTCACGTTCTCAGACACGATTGCTAAAAGTGTTCGTGAGCTGGCCCGCGATCTTCAGCTTTCTATCCTGGAATTGAAGAGTGAGTTTAATGCTCAGATCGGCTCTATCGGATTAACTGGGGGTGTTTCGCAAATCCAGAACATCGGACCATTTTTAACTCAAATTTTGGAAGTTCCGGTGAATCGTGCTTCCACTTTAGATCTTATTCCCAACGTCCTCTTTGAACGCTCGGCTTACAACGGCGCTAAGGCTGGCGTGGCTTTGGGCTTAGCTATTGAAGGCTTTAAAAAGCCAAGAAACCCTCCGGTGAATTTCCTTCGCGGTGAGTTCGCGAAAGAAAATCACCAGATGAAAATGTTCTGGGAAAAATGGGGCCACACTGCAAAAGTTTTAACTGCCGCCGTTCTAGTTCTTTTTGTCTACACGTCCTTGCGTGAAAGTTTCTCTGTCAGTTTGGCGGACCGCACTCAAGAAGTTTTAAAAGATCAAGCAAAGACGGTTGCCGGACTTCGTGGAAGAAACGCCTCTGAAAATGGCATCCGCAAGTACATTCGTGACAATAAAAAACGTGCCGCAGATTTAAAAACATTGGCCAGCGTGGCTAATATGAACTCTGCTTTGGATGTGATTAAAAAGGTGAATGATGCGACTCCAGCAAAGACCGCAGTGACTTTAGATGTGCAGCAGCTTTCGGTGACAGATGCTTTAGTGCAAATGCAAGGTTATGTAAATACACCGCAAGAGGCGTCTTTACTTCAGCAGTCTTTGACGAACATCACTTCCGATGGCCAAGTACGAACTCAACGCTCTACCTTAAAACCCATGAGCGGACGTACAGCTTTTTCATTCAGCTTTAATGTCGATCGCGGAATCCAAAAGGTGACAAGATGAATTTAGACGATTTAAAGGACAGATTTATCAGTGATGCCCGTCAAACTTGGGAACGAGTCCAAGATAGCGCGGCTTACAACCAGTTGCGCGACCGTTATGAAAACATGACGCCTGTTACGCAAAAACTAACCGTCGTTGGCGTTGTCGCTTTAATCGCATTTATGATTCTTAGCATCCCCTATGGCGCCTTCAATCAGTCCCAAACTTATGTGGAAGAATTTGAAAGCAAACGCATGACGATTCGTGAACTTTTAAAAGTCAGTCGCGAATCTGCCGATGTTCCACAAATCCCGCAAGCCCCTAGCATGGATATGATTCGTAATAATATCCAAAACCAGCTCACTGCCGCAAATCTGTTGCCTGAGCAAATGAAAGGCACCGAAGTTTTGACGAATGATTCTAAAATCGTTCCGCAAAACCTGACAGAAGGCATGCTTCAGGTCAGCCTGGCGAAATTGAATATCCGCCAAGCTTTGGATTTGGGACATCAGTTTCAAAGCATCAATGCAAGCGTGAAACTAAAAGACATGGCGATGACGGCGAACGCCGAAGATCCTCGCTATTTCGATGTGACTTACAAATTGATTGCTTTAGCGGTCCCTGCTCCACCAGAACCTCCCGCTGAAGCGCCGACTCGTCCAGGTTCTCGCAATCGTAACGCCCCACCGGCGGACGAGGAGTAATCATGGAACAGTTCCGTCAGCTTCTGAAACTGATTCGCGAAAGCAAAGGCAAGATCGCCGTCATGGTGGTTTCAGCGTTTGTTTTCCTTTTCATGTTGTTTCCGTTTGATGACTTAAGTGATCTTATTTCTTCGCAAGTATCTCGTCTGACAAATAACTCTGTGTATTTGACTTTTGAACGCTTGAAGATGAGTGTCTTTCCGCAACCGGGTGTGCAAATGGATCAAGTCTACATTGAATCTCTTCGCACCCCTGCTCTTTCTGCACAAGAACTTGTGATCACTCCGTCAGTTTCTGGATTGATCGCGCAAAAACCTTACGGTCATGTTTCTGCCAAGGGCCTTTTAAAAGGCGATGTTGACTTGGTCGTGGGTAAAGGTGCGAAGTCTGACAACGGCATTGAAAGACAGAAGATTGAAGTGAAAGCGCAAAAAGTCTCTTTGCATGATTTGCGTGAGCTTGCAAACCTTCCCATTCTTTTAAAAGGTCAGTTGAACTTAGAGACGACAGCCCTTGCCGATCTTTCTTTTCAAGAACAACCGGATGTCGAGATCGACATGACGATCAGTAAGTTTGAGCTTCCTCCGTCGAATGTGAATACACCGATGGGTCCTTTGACGTTGCCGGATTTAAAACTGACTTCTGTGGAGCTTAAAGGTCGCTTGGCGGCGGGTCGCTTCGTGATCGAGACGGGAACTATTGGGAAGCCGGGCGATGAGCTTTACGGCACGATTAAAGGCAATATTGGTCTTAATATCGTGAACCGCGGAGGTTCTTTCGGTCAGCAAATTGGTGCTTATAATTTTGAAATCGATTTAAGAGCAAAGCGCAGCTTTCAAGATCGCGCCGCTTTATTCTTAGGCTTCATTGATGGCTATAAAACGCCAACGCCAGAAGGCGCTCAGTATAAATTCAAGATTTCAGCGACAAATCCCATGATGCCGCCCAGCTTCGGCGCCGCGCGTTAGTCGAGATCCGTTCCCTTCAAGTGACCCCTGCTATATTTAAACTGAGCAAGGGGTCTGCCTAAGAATTGCTCACACTCCACAGCAAATAATAGAGAGCCGAAGTCCTTATTGACTTCACTCTTAATCTGACAAAAAACCAAGTGGTCATTGGAGGGAAAATGTCTGGAGTAAATAAAGTTATTCTTGTAGGTCGTTTAGGTGCTGATCCAGAAGTGAAAGCAATCGGAAGTGGGAGCACTGTCGCTCGCCTTAACATCGCAACAAGCGAATCATGGGTGAAAGACGGTCAAAGACAAGAACGTACAGAGTGGCACCGTGTAACGGTATGGGGCAAACTTGCAGAAATCTGCGGTAAGCATCTTTCAAAAGGTCGCCAAGTTTACGTTGAAGGTAAATTGCAAACTCGTCAGTGGGAAGATCAACAAGGTCAAAAACGCTACACGACGGAGATCGTTGCTAGCACAGTTCAATTCTTGGGCTCTGCAGGTGCGGAAGCTGGCTCTGGCCGTTCTTCTTCATCTTCTGGTGGCGGTGATGATTACAATTTCCAAGATTTCGGACCAGAACCAAGTTTTGATTCGAACGACGAAATTCCGTTCTAATTTTTTAAAAAATTATTGCAGGTCAAAAGCCCCGAAGAAATATCGGGGCTTTTTATTTAGTCCAGTCTCCCCTATAATTATAGATCTATGAAGTGTGCTTTATTTACTGCATTCATGGTTCTTACTTTAAGTGGTTGTACGATCTACCGTTCGGAAGGTCGTAAGCAATTTGAATCTGAAGCTCCCGGTAAAGTTTCTACCTCTTCCAACTTCGAACTTAAAAGCTGCAAAAAAGAAAGCCGCATTGAAACTTGGTTTCATGAAGAGTTTCCGTCATCCAATTACGAAATGGTCGTGATGGAAAATGATCTGGAAATCTGGCGCACGCACCGTGGTTCTAAAGTTGAAATCAAAGCCATTCAAAAATCAGAAACCTCTGTTCATTCTTGTATTTATGAATTCGCGAATGACATCGTCTGGAACCTTTATAAAGATTCTTTTATCCGCGAGCTTGAAGACAACGTGATGACTCTTGAATAGGAAGCGCTGATGTTTGGAAGAAAGTTCTTTGCTGCACTTGTATTTTTACTAGGATGTTCTTCCGCGTTCGCCGCTTCGGTTTCCGCCGTCAAAGGACAAAAAGTTCTAATTACTCTGGACGGTGAATCCGTCATGGAAGGCGATGAGTTCTTTCTGGTAAACCCGGGCACGACAAAACGCACGGCCATCATTCGCGTCAAACAAGTTAAAGGCAATAAAGCCCTGGGCGAAATCTTAAAAGGACGTGCTGCTAGCGGATACACTCTGCAAGCCAAAGCGGCTTCGAAAATGAGTGCCGACGTCACGCCCACCGAAGAGAGCGAAGAGAACACTCCTCGTCCGACTACAAATATTTCTCGTGTATTAAAAGACTCTTACGGCATTCTCGGTGGCTATTTAATGAACTCTATGGATGCAGATGTCAGTTATAAAGATGGCTTTGGCATCACACAAAAAGCCGCCGTCAAAATGAGTGGTTCCGGTTTTGGCGTTGGTGGATTTTATGACTATGTTTTCAGCCCTTCTTTTGTGGGAAGAGGATACGCCGCCATTGAACAGTTCAATGTTGCGGGCACGGCTTCTTCTGCGGCCTGCTCTGGTTCAACAAACTGTGATGCTAAGATCAACTATCTCTCTGTGTACGGCCTTGCGAAATGGTATCCCTACATCGGGAAGTACCGTCCTTGGATCGGCGGCGGAATGGGTTATTTGTTGGCAGTTTCAAAATCCAGCACAGCCTTAAATCAGTCTCAGATTTCGACCAACTCGGTAATTACAGCGGCCTTTGGAACTGATATCCAAATGGATCGCAAAACTTATATCCCTGTCAGTCTTGAATACAATATGTTTCCTGCTTCGAGCACTGTGAAAGCCAGTCAGATTTTACTTAAAGCAGGATGGGCCTGGAATCTCTAGGCCTTTTCTTGAGGCAACCAGATCACAAAACGTGTCTTGGTCGAATTATCGTCAAGATAGAATTTACCCCCGTGAGACTGCACAATTCCTTGCGAGATGCTCAATCCCAAACCTACGCCCTTACCGACTTCTTTCGTTGTGAAAAAAGGTTCCATGATTTTAGATCGCAGATGATAAGGTACACCCGGGCCGGTGTCGGAAACAGTGATTTCAACACCACCGTTACGCAGGGACGCCTCTAAAGAGACCTTTTTTACCGGACTTACCGCCACGGCATCCATGGCATTATTCAATAAATTTAAAAGAACTTGAGAAATCTGATAAGGACGACCACGGATTTTTAAGTCCGGCTGAATTTGCGCGGCCAGCTCAACGCCTTCAGATTTAAATTTCTCGTGACAGAATGCCAAAGTGTCATCAACCAAGGACTCCACGGCAATCACTTCTTCATTTGTCAGATCCGTTTCGTGAGCATAGCTGCGCATTCCGCGAATGATCTTAGCAATCCGTTGAATCACCGATTCAATCGCATCCAATTTTTTCGTCACATCTCCATCTTGCGCCACCCCTTTTTGAGTTAGGACGCGACGAAGAACACTGACGTGACCATTGATAATAGCCAAAGGATTATTGATTTCGTGAGCGATACCTGCGGCCATCTCACCGAGTGAAGCCAAACGAGACGACGCCAGAATTTTCAGCTCTTGTTCTTTCAACAGCTTTTCTTTTTCACGCAGCTGTGTGACGTCTTCAAGAATACCTAAATAACCAGTGATACGCCCTTGCTCATCCAGAATTTTACTTAACGAAAGCACCATTGAATATCTTCGGCCCGTTTTCGAAATAATCGTCCACTCGGAAGCACGATTGTAGCCAAGCTTAAAAAAGTATTCGAAGTATTCAGGCCCTAGTTCGATGGTCTTTCCGACCTGCAAGGCCATTTTATCGCGGAAAGCGACGACTTCATTGAGGTCGTGAAAAATAGCTGGAGTTTCTTTCCCTTTCACTTCATCTGTCGAGTATTCAAGAATTCGTTCCGCCGCCGAGTTCATTTCACGAATGAACGTATTTTCATCTAAAGAGATCATCAAAAGCGGTACACTGTTCATCCCGGCTTGCTTCCACTCGAAGGCCTCTTTAGCTGCTTTTTCTGAATCACGAGCGCGCGTGAAAAAGCTCAAAGCGATTCCCAAAAGAACAGAAATACTCACCCCAAAGAAAAGAACAAGGTTGGGTAATGAAGACGTGTTTTCACGAATGATTTCAGGGGATGGGATTAATAGAATCTCCCATTCCGCTCCCATATAGTGATAGCGGGATTTTGTTTTCCAGTCGCGCGCGAAAACCGCGTCAGCCGTACCAGTGGAAAAAACTTCGTGACCATCTTCATAAATCGTCACGTGATAACCACTGAGGTCGATGATTTTTTCAAATACAGGTTTTGCTAAGAAAGCTCCACGAATGGTCCCAAGATATTTATCCTTGTTGTAGATCGGGGCAAACATCACAAAGCCTTTGCCGCCCGTTCTAAGTTCCATGAACTTAGAAAGATAAGCGCGGTGTTCACTTTCAGCAATCGCCATGCGTTCTTTCACCGCCGCATCTGTCGAAACATTGGCTTTAATAAGCTTGCTTCCTCCCCGGTCTAACGGATACACCCACTGGACGATGTGTTTTTCATCTGCCCACAGAAGACGACGCAATCCTTCAAACTCGGTGAAGTAACTTTCTGCATCCGCGTACCACATTTTTTCATTCTCGTATGCACCCGCAGCAAATCGACGAGCCATGTGCTGCAAGGCTTTTTCTAGAGGCGCAAAAATATTTGTGATATTAGCTTTAATGCTTTCTGCTTGAATCTGCACCACACGGCGATTTCTGTCTTGATCGCGCAGAATTAAAAGATGCCAAATCAAAATGGATGTCAAAATTCCCACGATAAGAACATAGGATGGCACCGAAGTACGACGGCGGGCCTCGGGTAACTGGCGGTTTTCCACGCGAAGCTGCCAAAGCATTGCAAGCGCAAGAAGCACTTGCCCGATGGAAGTATGAACCGCCATACGAGAAAAACTTCCCCAGCCGTATTCAGAATTAAAGCCAAATGCGTAACCAAAAATTCCGATCAGGGAAAATCCGATAACCAATGAAGAAACCGTCACGATAATGATGTGAGACGAAAAATCACGTTTTTTAAAAAAACGCGATAGCGAAATCATGATGAAACAAATCGCCGTGCTGATCGCCATGCGCCCGGAGATCACAGAGCCCACGCTCACGAAAGGATCTACAAAAAGTTTATCTATTCCTAAGCTGACACCTGTTAGGTACTGCACCAGCGTCAAACCTGATACAAGAAATACTATTGCGGAACAGGTCTTGGAAATAGTTTGATCTTTACGGTCTGAAAAAAGAAAACCTAAAGAAATTACGGCAAAACAAAAAGCCGTATTAAAAACCATCGGCGCGAAGTCGGCATGAATTTGCACGATGGTTAGATTCTTTATCCACCATCCCGTCATGACCATGAGTCCTAAAGCCAAGGTTACGAAAGCAAATATTAGGTGCAGGCGGTTTGAAATTTTATTGGATGACACGAGTGACACCAATAATACCTTTGATCTTTTGGATCTCGTAGATAGCTTGGTTGACCTGACTTGCGTCTTTCACACTGACTTCGAAATGACAGACGGCTTTTTTATCCTTAGTCGTACGGATTTGCGCGGACTGGATATTGATTCCCTGTTGCGCAAAAGCTTCTGACATCAGCTTTAAAAGACCTGGCGTATCTTGAGAAATAATTTTCAAGCGGACAATGCGCTCTTGGCCGTCACCGGCCTGTTTCACATTCCAAGTGACATCGACCTTGCGAAGTTGATCGAACTCAAAAGCCTTACGACAGTCACTACGGTGAATGGTGATACCGCGACCACGACTGATAAAGCCAACAATTGGATCTCCAGGGATAGGATGGCAACATTTTGCATAGTGAACCAGAACATCATCCATGCCATCCACACTGATCAAAGAATTCGTCTTACGCGTTTTCTGAGTCGCCGCGCGCATGACTCTTTCCATGAAAGTCGTATTTTCAGTTTTCGCCGCTTCTTTTGCGATGTTTTCTGGGGACAGTCTTTCAACTAAAATACGTGTTTCAAGCTTCCCGTAGCCGACAGTGACGTAAAGCTCATCGAGGTCCGCAATGCCATGGTCTTTCAGATATTGTTCGTAGGCCGGTCCTTTGAGGTATTTCGCCGCAGCCATACCGAACTTGCGGAATTCTTTTTCTAAAAGTTCTTTACCCAACATGATCGCGCGACGACGCTGTTCTTCTTTTACGAAGGCGCGGATTTTGGATTTGGCTTTGTTCGTGACAACAAACTTCAACCAGTCCTTGGAAGGCATCTGGGTTTTAGAAGTCATGATTTCAACAGAGTCCCCATTTTGAAGCTGATACTTCAAAGGAACCATCTTGCCATTCACGCGCGCACCGACACACTGATTTCCAAGCTCGGTATGCACGGCATAGGCAAAGTCAACCGGAGTCGCCCCTTCAGGGAACTCACGCACATCTCCGTTCGGAGTAAAGACGTAAATTTCTGTTTCAAATAAATCGGTCTTAACCGTATCGAGGAACTCATCCGAACTGCGCACATTTTGGTGCCATGTTACGAGGTCGCGCAGCCAATCTGCTTGCTGCACGTCCGAATCATCAATCAT
It includes:
- a CDS encoding ATP-binding protein translates to MSSNKISNRLHLIFAFVTLALGLMVMTGWWIKNLTIVQIHADFAPMVFNTAFCFAVISLGFLFSDRKDQTISKTCSAIVFLVSGLTLVQYLTGVSLGIDKLFVDPFVSVGSVISGRMAISTAICFIMISLSRFFKKRDFSSHIIIVTVSSLVIGFSLIGIFGYAFGFNSEYGWGSFSRMAVHTSIGQVLLALAMLWQLRVENRQLPEARRRTSVPSYVLIVGILTSILIWHLLILRDQDRNRRVVQIQAESIKANITNIFAPLEKALQHMARRFAAGAYENEKMWYADAESYFTEFEGLRRLLWADEKHIVQWVYPLDRGGSKLIKANVSTDAAVKERMAIAESEHRAYLSKFMELRTGGKGFVMFAPIYNKDKYLGTIRGAFLAKPVFEKIIDLSGYHVTIYEDGHEVFSTGTADAVFARDWKTKSRYHYMGAEWEILLIPSPEIIRENTSSLPNLVLFFGVSISVLLGIALSFFTRARDSEKAAKEAFEWKQAGMNSVPLLMISLDENTFIREMNSAAERILEYSTDEVKGKETPAIFHDLNEVVAFRDKMALQVGKTIELGPEYFEYFFKLGYNRASEWTIISKTGRRYSMVLSLSKILDEQGRITGYLGILEDVTQLREKEKLLKEQELKILASSRLASLGEMAAGIAHEINNPLAIINGHVSVLRRVLTQKGVAQDGDVTKKLDAIESVIQRIAKIIRGMRSYAHETDLTNEEVIAVESLVDDTLAFCHEKFKSEGVELAAQIQPDLKIRGRPYQISQVLLNLLNNAMDAVAVSPVKKVSLEASLRNGGVEITVSDTGPGVPYHLRSKIMEPFFTTKEVGKGVGLGLSISQGIVQSHGGKFYLDDNSTKTRFVIWLPQEKA
- a CDS encoding RelA/SpoT family protein, producing MFETLKETGVSHKPVKTLDDLLSRIRSFYPNADLKVIEKAYSFSEKAHEGQIRRSGEPYISHPLSVAAILADLHLDLDTIATGLLHDTVEDTHATLDDIRREFGDVIAHLVDGVTKIGQMKFKNSHEKQGENIRKMIVAMGKDVRVVLVKLADRLHNMRTLNFMPFEKQERIALETLEIYCPLAGRMGISSLKIELEDLCFRYYRPDMYYQLVQQIKKSEAEQTRYIEDVKNLISKELNKAGFKYEVFGRSKHLWSIYRKMQSRNIDYDQVYDILAFRVIVDSVAECYAALGLVHSLWKPIPGRFKDFIAMPKANNYRSLHTTVVGPGGERIEIQIRTSEMHLVAERGIAAHWKYKERGKMIDDSDVQQADWLRDLVTWHQNVRSSDEFLDTVKTDLFETEIYVFTPNGDVREFPEGATPVDFAYAVHTELGNQCVGARVNGKMVPLKYQLQNGDSVEIMTSKTQMPSKDWLKFVVTNKAKSKIRAFVKEEQRRRAIMLGKELLEKEFRKFGMAAAKYLKGPAYEQYLKDHGIADLDELYVTVGYGKLETRILVERLSPENIAKEAAKTENTTFMERVMRAATQKTRKTNSLISVDGMDDVLVHYAKCCHPIPGDPIVGFISRGRGITIHRSDCRKAFEFDQLRKVDVTWNVKQAGDGQERIVRLKIISQDTPGLLKLMSEAFAQQGINIQSAQIRTTKDKKAVCHFEVSVKDASQVNQAIYEIQKIKGIIGVTRVIQ